In a single window of the Biomphalaria glabrata chromosome 5, xgBioGlab47.1, whole genome shotgun sequence genome:
- the LOC106058437 gene encoding U2 small nuclear ribonucleoprotein A'-like isoform X1, whose translation MVRLSAQLINMSAQKHNPVRDWELDLRGEGYKDSLSLVCGNKLKIEVVHPGYRIPIIENLGATLDQFDTIDFTDNDIRKLDKFPLLKRLKHILLSNNRIVRISEDLQENLPNLETLILSNNSLKELSDIDPLSTITTLKQLSLLGNPVVTKKNYRYYVISKIPSLRVLDFSRIKQREREAAAKMFKKKKSQQPQQQTAAPVSKENGAKAKTFTPGEKLAPVRQVPTGPSKDDVAAIRKAIASAQTLEEIERLNQMLKSGQIPGHEDLQKRAGDDRDSKRSQRAHEEEEEEEDDDDRMEDDG comes from the exons gtgaaggttacaaagacagtttgtcacttgtgtgtggaaacaaactcaaaatcgaagtggtccacccag GTTACAGAATCCCAATCATTGAAAATTTGGGAGCTACTCTg gATCAGTTTGATACAATAGATTTCACAGATAATGATATCAGAAAGCTAGACAAGTTTCCACTTCTAAAGCGTCTAAAACATATTTTGCTAAGCAATAACAGAATAGT ACGAATTTCTGAAGACTTGCAAGAAAATCTTCCAAATTTGGAAACACTAATTTTGTCTAACAACAGTCTTAAGGAACTTTCAGACATTGACCCTTTATCTACAATAACAACTTTAAAACAGCTCAG tCTCTTGGGTAACCCTGTTGTAACTAAAAAGAATTACAGATACTATGTGATATCTAAAATACCAAGTTTGAGAGTTCTCGACTTTTCTAGGATAAAGCAGAGG GAAAGAGAAGCAGCTGcaaaaatgtttaagaaaaagaaaagtcaaCAGCCTCAGCAGCAGACAGCTGCACCTGTGTCTAAGGAGAATGGAGCCAAAGCAAAGACATTTACACCTGGTGAAAAACTTGCTCCAGTCAGACAGGTTCCTACTGGTCCTTCTAAAGATGATGTAGCTGCAATCAGA aAAGCCATAGCCAGTGCTCAGACTTTGGAAGAGATTGAGAGGCTGAACCAGATGTTAAAGTCTGGACAAATACCTGGCCATGAAGACTTACAAAAGAGAGCAGGGGATGACAGAG ATTCCAAGAGATCACAGAGAGCTCATGAAGAAgaggaggaagaagaagatgatgatGACAGAATGGAAGATGATggttaa
- the LOC106058437 gene encoding U2 small nuclear ribonucleoprotein A'-like isoform X2 codes for MVRLSAQLINMSAQKHNPVRDWELDLRGYRIPIIENLGATLDQFDTIDFTDNDIRKLDKFPLLKRLKHILLSNNRIVRISEDLQENLPNLETLILSNNSLKELSDIDPLSTITTLKQLSLLGNPVVTKKNYRYYVISKIPSLRVLDFSRIKQREREAAAKMFKKKKSQQPQQQTAAPVSKENGAKAKTFTPGEKLAPVRQVPTGPSKDDVAAIRKAIASAQTLEEIERLNQMLKSGQIPGHEDLQKRAGDDRDSKRSQRAHEEEEEEEDDDDRMEDDG; via the exons GTTACAGAATCCCAATCATTGAAAATTTGGGAGCTACTCTg gATCAGTTTGATACAATAGATTTCACAGATAATGATATCAGAAAGCTAGACAAGTTTCCACTTCTAAAGCGTCTAAAACATATTTTGCTAAGCAATAACAGAATAGT ACGAATTTCTGAAGACTTGCAAGAAAATCTTCCAAATTTGGAAACACTAATTTTGTCTAACAACAGTCTTAAGGAACTTTCAGACATTGACCCTTTATCTACAATAACAACTTTAAAACAGCTCAG tCTCTTGGGTAACCCTGTTGTAACTAAAAAGAATTACAGATACTATGTGATATCTAAAATACCAAGTTTGAGAGTTCTCGACTTTTCTAGGATAAAGCAGAGG GAAAGAGAAGCAGCTGcaaaaatgtttaagaaaaagaaaagtcaaCAGCCTCAGCAGCAGACAGCTGCACCTGTGTCTAAGGAGAATGGAGCCAAAGCAAAGACATTTACACCTGGTGAAAAACTTGCTCCAGTCAGACAGGTTCCTACTGGTCCTTCTAAAGATGATGTAGCTGCAATCAGA aAAGCCATAGCCAGTGCTCAGACTTTGGAAGAGATTGAGAGGCTGAACCAGATGTTAAAGTCTGGACAAATACCTGGCCATGAAGACTTACAAAAGAGAGCAGGGGATGACAGAG ATTCCAAGAGATCACAGAGAGCTCATGAAGAAgaggaggaagaagaagatgatgatGACAGAATGGAAGATGATggttaa
- the LOC129926319 gene encoding uncharacterized protein LOC129926319, producing the protein MEETTQVEDVMEETTQVEDVMEETTQVEDVMEETTQVEDVMEETTQAEVVMEETTQAEVVMEETTQAEVVMEETTQAEVVMEETTQVEDVMEETTQAEVVMEETKKAEDVMEETTQAEVVMEETTQAEDVMEETTQVEDVMEETTQAEDVMEETTEAEVVMEETTQAEVVMEETTQAEDVMEETTQVEDVMEETTQVEDVMEETTQVEDVMEETTQAEVVMEETTQAEVVMEETTQAEVVMEETTQAEVVMEETTQVEDVMEETTQAEVVMEETKKAEDVMEETTQAEVVMEETTQAEDVMEETTQVEDVMEETTQAEDVMEETTEAEVVMEETTQAEVVMEETTQAEDVMEETTQVEDVMEETTQAEDVMEETTQAEVVMEETTQVEDVMEETTQVEDVMEETTQVEVVMEETTQVEDVMEETTQVEDVMEETTQVEVVIEEKTQVEDVMEETTQVEDVMEETTQVEDVMEETTQVEVVMEETTQAEDVMEEKKS; encoded by the coding sequence ATGGAAGAAACAACACAAGTTGAAGATGTTATGGAAGAAACAACACAAGTTGAAGATGTTATGGAAGAAACAACACAAGTTGAAGATGTTATGGAAGAAACAACACAAGTTGAAGATGTTATGGAAGAAACAACACAAGCTGAAGTTGTTATGGAAGAAACAACACAAGCTGAAGTTGTTATGGAAGAAACAACACAAGCTGAAGTTGTTATGGAAGAAACAACACAAGCTGAAGTTGTTATGGAAGAAACAACACAAGTTGAAGATGTTATGGAAGAAACAACACAAGCTGAAGTTGTTatggaagaaacaaaaaaagctgAAGATGTTATGGAAGAAACAACACAAGCTGAAGTTGTTATGGAAGAAACAACACAAGCTGAAGATGTTATGGAAGAAACAACACAAGTTGAAGATGTTATGGAAGAAACAACACAAGCTGAAGATGTTATGGAAGAAACAACAGAAGCTGAAGTTGTTATGGAAGAAACAACACAAGCTGAAGTTGTTATGGAAGAAACAACACAAGCTGAAGATGTTATGGAAGAAACAACACAAGTTGAAGATGTTATGGAAGAAACAACACAAGTTGAAGATGTTATGGAAGAAACAACACAAGTTGAAGATGTTATGGAAGAAACAACACAAGCTGAAGTTGTTATGGAAGAAACAACACAAGCTGAAGTTGTTATGGAAGAAACAACACAAGCTGAAGTTGTTATGGAAGAAACAACACAAGCTGAAGTTGTTATGGAAGAAACAACACAAGTTGAAGATGTTATGGAAGAAACAACACAAGCTGAAGTTGTTatggaagaaacaaaaaaagctgAAGATGTTATGGAAGAAACAACACAAGCTGAAGTTGTTATGGAAGAAACAACACAAGCTGAAGATGTTATGGAAGAAACAACACAAGTTGAAGATGTTATGGAAGAAACAACACAAGCTGAAGATGTTATGGAAGAAACAACAGAAGCTGAAGTTGTTATGGAAGAAACAACACAAGCTGAAGTTGTTATGGAAGAAACAACACAAGCTGAAGATGTTATGGAAGAAACAACACAAGTTGAAGATGTTATGGAAGAAACAACACAAGCTGAAGATGTTATGGAAGAAACAACACAAGCTGAAGTTGTTATGGAAGAAACAACACAAGTTGAAGATGTTATGGAAGAAACAACACAAGTTGAAGATGTTATGGAAGAAACAACACAAGTTGAAGTTGTTATGGAAGAAACAACACAAGTTGAAGATGTTATGGAAGAAACAACACAAGTTGAAGATGTTATGGAAGAAACAACACAAGTTGAAGTTGTTATTGAAGAAAAAACACAAGTTGAAGATGTTATGGAAGAAACAACACAAGTTGAAGATGTTATGGAAGAAACAACACAAGTTGAAGATGTTATGGAAGAAACAACACAAGTTGAAGTTGTTATGGAAGAAACAACACAAGCTGAAGATgttatggaagaaaaaaaaagctga